ttattattattatttattaattatattattaaatattattattattattaattattgttattgtcattattattgttattagatattattattattattattattattaattattgttaatattattattatttattaattattattattaaaaacattattattattattgttatttattatttattaattattattattatttattaattatattattaaatattattattatttattaattattatattattaatattattattattaattattgttattgttattattattgttattaaatattattatcattattattattattattattattattaattattgttaatattattattatttattaattattattattaaaaacattattattattgttatttattatttattaattattattattattatttattaattattattatattattatattattattattattattatttagttatttatttatttattattgttttatttattattgtttgtATACGTATACAGTATTTATTATGGAGGACGATCTGATGCCGGGCGATGACATTCACTTAGAGCCGGTTCAGCAGGGTCCACGACGGAGACAGCGACCGCCTGTGGATACGCTGCAGGGGCATCCATATCTAGAGTTTCCCGACGGCACCGACGCCGCCCGTCATTGCCAGAAGCTTAGGAGGATGCACGTTGGATCGCATGCATCGATCGACTAGGATGCGATGGATGAGATTGCTGAGACGCCGAGAGTGCGTCGGTTTATACCTATCGATTCGCCGTGGCATCGTCTTTTTGATTTGGCGCACACGCCGACCTACAGGGAGCTGCTGGTCGAGTTCCTTTCGTCATTCACATTTCACCCTCCTGGGGAGCCAGTGCCGCTTCCGTACCCAGGTGCTCCCCATCCGCCTGAGGTTTCTTTCAGGCTTGCTGGCGTTATGCGTTCGATGACGCTAGCAGAGTTTGCGGTGCATTGTGGTTTATACATGCAGGAGGAGATCGAGACTGAGATTTACACAGCGGGGCTAGTGGTGGTTGAAAAACCCACTCTTGTAGGGTTTTGGCAGGTGATTGCGGGGGCGGATCATTGGGAGCACGAAAAGTCGAAGGGGAGGGTGTCGTTTGTTAGGGACCCACTATACAGGTATGTACGTTTATTATTGCAATTATTGTGATTATATGCACTGTTTATTAATCTCTGTTTTTGTATTTCGCTAACACTATCTGCAGGTATCTGCACCATTTGCTCGCCACTTCTATTTCAGCGCGCGGCTACAGCCGTGAGTGGTGTACGACCACAGATCTTTTtttcctttattgtttgttgtataGGAGGCCGTGCGCGCTAGCACACGGTCTAGCCCAGTACTTCGCCTCCGGCCATCACCGGCAGGAGCGCGGATTTTTGTATGGCGGGGCGTACGTGACCGTCATTGCCCGTTCATTGGGCCTCGTACCACACCAGGACCAACATCTACGGACGCCGGCGATCATGCCGACGCGGATGGGTATGCAGTCGCTATGGGGGATGAGGGTTATCAAGAGGTTCTTCGTTGGCCCGCGGTTTAAAAACCGCGACGGGGGCGTATGGAGAGAGGAGGCCCTACCAGAGCATTTCGAGCCCGTTCATCCTCCTGCAGATCCTGCTGATGTAGTGCCCGTGGAGGACCCTCCGGAGGATCTAGACGGTGCAGCTCCGCCACAGCCACCGCCACCTGCCGGGGCACCTCAGTTTCCACGTCACGTTATTCGAGGTCATGCCCCAGGAGCTGCGCTACATCCGGATGTACGAGCCGAGCTTGAAAGGCTCAACGATTTGGTAGGTTGGCTGGTACGGGCGGAGCAggatagacgagagagagagggatggcccccgataccgcttccaccggttcgagcaccacatcagcagcaccagccgcagcagcagcataTGGATTCAGATTCGGATTTGGATGCATAGACCTGTTGttgtttttattgttattatggatgtacaaacttatcttatatatttttgttatggatgtaaaaagttatcttatatatgtcatatttatgtttgttttcagttattcggttacttaatgattgttgtcttaaatttagataatacggaaacaatataaccccctgaatataatacggaaacaatatttgaaagaaataaaattttaatcgaaagaataatatttaaaaaagtaaaatgttaaaaacaatataatatttaatcgatataatatatttaaagagccgatttttaaaatagttgatttaatcgatataaaacaaaaactttttatagtgtaaaaaacaaaaaaaaaacaaaacttttttaaaaaccaaaaaagaacgatttttaaaatagttgatttttaaaatagttgatttttaaaatagtttcttttaaaaaacaaaaaaagaaaaaaaactttttttaaaaccaaaaaaaaaattcaacaaaaaaacacatcttcaaaaactatccaaaaaaccataccaaaacccaccaaaacacccctcatttcagccaaaaaaaaaaaaaaaaccaaacatggacgcctcgtatagggctatacccTTCGTATTGGGTTCCTTAAACATCGTGCCTGACACCCTCTGAGACCCCATCGAATTCAGTGCATGTACgcctcgtatagagctatacgaggcgtctaggttTCAAAAAGTGTGAAAATAGGCGGACAAGGTGTCCGGATAGTCTGAGCCTTTTTTAATTAATCTACGGCATGTTAATACATTATTCACTAACGAGATGCATAGGACCATGACCACCCCGAGGAATCCATTTCATGTTAACTCAAATCACTCGTTCGTTAGCGCTTGCGATTGGTCATGAGCTGTAACTCTAATGTCCATGGTAACAGTGTTGCTTTTCTCTAGTCAGACAATCAAACCTTCAAACACAAAACAAGCAAGACAATCAAACCTTCAAACACAAAACAAGCAAGTTCTGGATTAAAAAAAAGCGTTAAAATAACAAATATTTCCATTTCCCCACATTTCTTTGGTTAAGAGATCACATCACATGAAAGGTTTAAAATGTTTTTACATATAACATGGACaatattgtgtgtatatattatatTCCCGGACAAGGTTTTGGTCAAAAAGCGCCAGATAGTCGGTGGTGCCGAAGATTCATGCACGCTTCATAGAATTACTAACTTTCCCTTATAATCCATCCCTTCCCACCATCTAAAAACATAAAATTACTTAAATTTAAATaaccttatatttatttttacttttttgtACGGCAAATACTTTAATTTTAAAAGTCCAAATTGTAAACTCTTACTATTTTATATtcataaaaaatattatatatcttaTTTTCATACATCCTTTTCCAATTAAATAAACTGCAAATAGGAAAAAAAGATTATGCAAGTTGGTTGCTACCACTTGCATGTCCGGCGTAATTCCTGTGTTTCTTCGTCTTTAAACTTTACAACTTGCTCCCATACCTCCATTCCtgtatctatatctatatatctatatctatatctatatataatctTCACATCACAATCTACACAAACCATCATCTCAAAAAATACAAGATGCCTTCTTCCGTTCAAGTTCACAGAATCCacccaacaaccaccaccacaaccaccaccaccaccgtcaacaACCACAAACAACCATCAACAACAACCATATGGAGGGTCCCATCATCTATTAACATCCCAGAAGATCTTAACCACCACCACACCCATGCAGTTGGGCCCCACCAGTGCTCCTCCGCCGTCGTACAAACCATCGCCGCCCCCATCGCCGCCGTGTGGTCCGTTGTCAGACGGTTCGACAAGCCGCAGGTTTACAAACACTTTCTTAAAAGCTGTCACGTGATTCTTGGTGACGGTGATGTGGGTACTCTGAGAGAAGTCCACGTGGTGTCAGGACTGCCAGCTGGATCCAGCACAGAGCGGTTAGAGATTCTGGATGATGATCGACATGTCATGAGTTTTAGTGTTGTCGGTGGTGACCATCGGCTTAATAATTACCGGTCTGTTACGACTCTTCACGCGTCACCGACATGTGACGGTAGCACTGTTGTTGTGGAGTCTTATGTTGTTGATGTGCCGCCGGAGAATACTAAGGAGGAAACGTGTGTGTTCGTGGATACTATTGTACGATGTAACCTGATTTCGTTGAAGCAAATCGCTGAAAGTAAATAATTTCGAGTTGAAGTGATCGAGTTTGTGAATTAGTTAATCTGTTGTGGATGTTT
Above is a window of Helianthus annuus cultivar XRQ/B chromosome 14, HanXRQr2.0-SUNRISE, whole genome shotgun sequence DNA encoding:
- the LOC110907783 gene encoding uncharacterized protein LOC110907783 translates to MDEIAETPRVRRFIPIDSPWHRLFDLAHTPTYRELLVEFLSSFTFHPPGEPVPLPYPGAPHPPEVSFRLAGVMRSMTLAEFAVHCGLYMQEEIETEIYTAGLVVVEKPTLVGFWQVIAGADHWEHEKSKGRVSFVRDPLYRYLHHLLATSISARGYSREWCTTTDLFFLYCLLYRRPCALAHGLAQYFASGHHRQERGFLYGGAYVTVIARSLGLVPHQDQHLRTPAIMPTRMGMQSLWGMRVIKRFFVGPRFKNRDGGVWREEALPEHFEPVHPPADPADVVPVEDPPEDLDGAAPPQPPPPAGAPQFPRHVIRGHAPGAALHPDVRAELERLNDLVLVKKRQIVGGAEDSCTLHRITNFPL
- the LOC110904802 gene encoding abscisic acid receptor PYL4, producing MPSSVQVHRIHPTTTTTTTTTTVNNHKQPSTTTIWRVPSSINIPEDLNHHHTHAVGPHQCSSAVVQTIAAPIAAVWSVVRRFDKPQVYKHFLKSCHVILGDGDVGTLREVHVVSGLPAGSSTERLEILDDDRHVMSFSVVGGDHRLNNYRSVTTLHASPTCDGSTVVVESYVVDVPPENTKEETCVFVDTIVRCNLISLKQIAESK